Within the Candidatus Krumholzibacteriia bacterium genome, the region GGCGCGCGTGGACGAACACCAGGCCCTGGAATCCCACGAAACCCACCGCACCCAGGCTCCAGGCCACGGCGTCGCCGGCGCGGAAGCCGGCCACGACGACCACCGCCACCGTGGTCAGGAACACCGCCATGCGCGCGTGGCCGAGACGCGCACTGCGCCGGGCCAGCCGGGCGCGGTGGCTCTCGATCCGCGCGAGTCGTCGGTCCAGGCGGGCGACCGCCTCCGCGTGTGCGTCCATGGAACCGATCACGGGGCGGGGGCGTCGGTCACCCACCACTGGTCGACGGCGGCGAAGGGTGTGAGCCACGTGGGCGCGATCCCGCGCAGGCGATCGCGACGCGCCACCAGCGTGGCCGGGTAGTACAGAGGCGTCACGACCTGACGCTCGACGAGCATCTGCTGCATGGCGCGCGCGGCGTCCAGTGCCTCGGCCCGATCGGTGGCATTGACGGCAGTGTCGGCCCAGGTGTCGAAGCGCTCGTCGGAGAAGCCACCGAAGTTGAAGCGTCCGTCGCTGCGGAAGAAGGGGCGGACGTCGGCGTCGACCGGACCGCTGAGCTGCGCGAACAACATCTGGAAGTCGTCACCGCGCACGGCCTGCACCAGCGAGGCGAGTTCGATCGGCCGCAGGACGATCTCGATGCCCACCTCCGCGAGCTGTGCGCGGATCGACGAGGCCACGGCCTCGCGGATCGGATCTCCCGTCACGCTGAGCATGCGGATGCGCAGGGCTTCGTCGTCGCGCGTGCGCACCCCGTCGCCCACGAACCCCGCCTCGTCGAGCAGGGCACGTGCCGCGTCCAGGTCGCGCGCGGTGGGTTCGAGCGACACGTCGTACGCCCAGCTCACCGGCGGCAGGAAGGTCCCCGCCGCCCGCGCGTGGCCGAAGAGCACTCCCCGCACCAGCGCGTCGCGGTCGAGCGCGAGGTCGATGGCGCGGCGCACCCGCACGTCGCCGACGATCGGATCGTCGAGGTCGTACTGCAGGAAGGCGACACTGCGCCCGAACACGCGCTCGATCGCGACGTCGGGCTCGTCCTGCAGGTTCGCCGCCTGGTTCACGGGCAGCGCGGCCACCAGGTCGGCCTCGCCGGTGCGCAACTGCAAGGCGCGGACGGCGGCGTCGGGCACGACGACGACTTGGATCCGGTCGAGGCGCCCGGCCGGCCCCGGATGGTGGGGATTGCGCTCGAGCACCAGGCGATCGTCCTGTTCCCAGCTCGCCAAGCGGTAGAAGCCGAGCGTGACCGGGGCCCGCCCCACGCTCCACGCCGACGGATCGTCGCGATCGAATCCCTCGATCACGTGCGCCGGCAACACGATGTGGGCGAGCAACGCGATCGGATCGCCGGGCGCCGACGCGAAGTCGATCCGCACGGTCCCGTCGTCGACCGCCACCACCCCTTCGATCGGATCCAGCCGCGCCCGCTGCGGATACGCCACCCCGGGGTCGCGGTAGAGGTCGAAGCTCGCCACCACGTCGTCGGCGGTGAAGGGCTCGCCGTCGGACCAGCGCAGCGTGGTGTCGAGGGTCAGCGTGACCTGCATCCCGTCATCGGCGACCGTCCACCCCGTGGCCAGCCCCGGCTGCCAGTCGCCGGTGTCCGGATCGAGCCGGACGAGGCCCGGCTGCAGCATGGCGAACACCCGCGCCGCCTGGGCCGTGGTCATGCGCACGGGGTTGAAGGTCCGCGGATCGGCGTCGAGCGCGACGACGGCGACGCCTCCGGTTCGCGGCTCGTCCGACGTCGCGGTGCGTTCACGATCCCCGCAGCCGACGAGCAGAAGGACGACCCACACGCCCAGCAACATGGATTTCATGGACGAAGACTCCGGTGGAGGACTCGGGACTCAGCGCGACTCGCTCGGTCCCGCCGCGTTGCCCGGCGGCGGTTCGGGCGCGAGGCGATCCCAGTAGGCCTGCTCCTCGCGGTCCATCTCGCGCAACCGGCGACGGTTCCTGAGTTTCGTACGGACCAGCCCGACGAGGAAGAGCAGGGACATGCCGAAGAACAGCGTGCTGGCCCCGGCGATCGCCGCGATCCAACCGTAACGCCCCCGCAGGCTCGACGACAGCTCCGTCTCGAACTCCGCGATCCGGATCCCGAGCAACGATTCGAAGGCCTCGCGGAAGCTCTGCCGCCGCACGGTCTCCTCGACGAGGGTCACCCAGCCGCCGCGATCGGCCAGGCGCTCGTCGATCTCGCCGAGGGCCTGCAGGCTGATCCGGTAGGCGAGTTCGGCGCGCGCGCCGCCGGCCGGGAAACGCGTCACCAGTTCCGACAGCCGTGGCAGCGCGCCGGCCGAGGCAACCTGCACGAGGGCGAGCGTGTCACCGAATCCCCACTCGGCGGCCTGGTGCTGCGCCACCCCCTCGACGAACCACGTGGGCGGACGCAGACCCTGCAGCTTCTGACCGAGGTAGACGTGCGAGATCTCGTGGCGGAGCACCACGTCGAGCGGTTTCCGCCCGGCGGTGATCGCGCCCACGTTCAGCGCGATGGGGCCGTCGGGCCAGTTCGCGTAGCCGACGCCCCACTCGGGCAGCAGCCCCCGCGCCCAGCGCGTGAAGCTGCGGTCGTGCATGAGGTACACGGCCACCGGTTCGGGCTGCAGGCGCAGTTCGTCGGCGATGGAGCGCGCCGCCGGAACCCAGGATCGTGCGATCCGTTCCGCCGCGCCCTCCAGACCGGCCTCGGCCAGGATCCGCGCCGGCGGGTCGGACACGTCGACGACCACCGGAAAGGGATCGCTCCGGTCGCTGCCCTGCGCCATCGCCGCCGGGGCGATGGTCGCGAGCAGCAGGGCTGCGACGACGAGCCTCAAGGCGATGTCCCGATCGGTTCGGCGAGTGCGCGTCGCACGAACGACAGGATGTCACTCCACGCTGCTCGGGTGTCGGCGAGCTCTTCGACGGAGCGAGTCTCGGGATCGTCCCAGTACAGGAAACCGTGTCCACCGTGTTCGTACACCCGCAGCGCGTCGCCCCGCCGGCCGCGGCCGGCCAGGGCCGAAGCCATGACCCGCGCCTGCGGCTCGGGTACGATCGGATCGCGCGCACCCTGCACCAGGAGGATCGGGGCCGGACACAGGTCGTCGAGCACGTTCAGCGCGTGGCGTTCGGAGAAGGCCTCGGGCCGGTCGCCCGGACCGTCGCCGTAGACCTTCAGACTCAAGGGGTCGCGCACGTCGAAGTCGTCGTCCAGCAGGTGCTGGTACCACTTGTAGATGTCCATGACGCCGTAGGCGGCCACCACCGCCCGCACCGGGCCACACATCTCCGGCCGCGCGGCGGCCAGCACCGAGATCAGCGCTCCGTGACTGGTCCCCATCAACACGAAGTGACCTGGACGGATGCCGGGGTGGTGACGCAGTTCGAGCACGGCGTGCACCACGTCGTCGACCTCGCCGCGGGCGATCTCGATCTCACCCTCGCTGTCGTCCTCGCCACGGTAGCTGGGCGCGAACACCACGAAGCCCTGCTTCGCCAGCCAGCGCGCCTTGGCCCGGGTGCCCTCGGTCACCCCGCCGACACCGCCGTGGTTGAACACCACGCAGGGTTCGACGTCCTGCTCTCCGAAGGGGTGGACGAACAGCCAGCCGGTGACCATGAGATCGCCGGAGGGGTAGCGGACGTAGGCCTGCTCGACCCGGTCGATCATCTCGTGCTCGAGGATCTCGAAGCGGGGCTCGGGCACGTCGACGGCCGCACCCGCGGTCGCGCTCGCCCAGAGCACCAACGCCAGGACACAAGGCAGTTGGCCGGGGCACCACCGAGGGGCTAGGCTGCCGACATGGATCACGATTCCCACGACTCCTCCGCTCTCGACACCGCGGCACGGACCGCGATCGACGCGCTCGTGCCGCACCTCGGCCCCGAGGCCCGGGTCGGCGTGCTGAGCGGCGCCGGGATCTCGGCGGCCAGCGGCATTCCGACCTTCCGTGGCGACGACGGTCTCTGGAAGAACGCCCGCGCCGAGGATCTCGCCACCCCCGAGGGATTCGCCGCCGACCCCGAGCTCGTGTGGGAATGGTACGGCTGGAGGCGCGACCGCATCCGGGCCGCCTCCCCCAACGCTGCCCACCACGCGCTCGTGGAGCTGGCGCGTCGCGTGGCATCGCTCGACGTGCTGACCCAGAACGTCGACGGCCTCCACGCCTCGGCCCTCGCGGCGACCCACGATCCGCCGCCCATGCCCGTCGTCGAGCTCCACGGCAGCATCTGGCGTCTACGCTGCACGGGCTGCGGCCGCGAGGCCGAGGACCAACGCCCCGGCCCGGCCCCCGGAGAGCTGCCGACCTGCGAATGCGGAGCGCTGCTGCGCCCGGCCGTCGTGTGGTTCGGCGAGTCGCTCGATCCCGACGCGCTGGAACGCGCGGCCGACGCGGCGATCCGCAGCGACGTCTTCCTGGTCGTGGGGACCAGCGCGCTGGTCTACCCGGCGGCTTCCTACGGTGCCATCGCCCGGCAACACGGGGCGTACGTGGTCGAATTCAACCTCGAGGCCACGGGCACGACCGGCGGCGGCGCGGGCGCCGTGCACGCTCCGGCCGAGGTGGCCCTGCCGGCGCTGGTCGAGCGGATCGATCGTGAGCGGGGCGTGCAGTGATCCGCGCGGCGATGATCGTGCTCGTGCTGCTGCCGGCCACGGTCGCATTCGCCCAGCTCCTCGACGCCCGCACCATGGCCACCGGTGGCACCGCCCTGGGTCGCCCCACCGCCGACGTGTTCCGCGTGAATCCGGCCTACCGCGCCGTCCCGTCGCGCGAGCCCGTGGGAGAGCGGTCGATCCCGCTGCCGATCGGACTGCTCGACGCCGAGGTCCCCACCTTCGACCCCGACGACGACGACTTCGAGTTGACCGCGGCCGCCGACTTCCTCTGGAACATCCCGTGGTCGGTCCAGATCGGTCGCCCGGATCCGCTGTCGGGCGACGTCGGCCTGGGGATCGCGCAGAACGCCGTGACCATCGACCTGAAGGACGCCCGCGAGGCCGTTCCCGACGAAGAGGTCCGCGGAGGCGACCACCGCACGCTCTTCGAGGTCGGCCGCACCTACGACCTGGGGCCGCGCTACGGCACCGTCCACGTGGCCCCGCTGCAGGTCTTCGTGGCCGACCAGATCGAGGTCGACATCGACGACTCGCTGATCGGGGTCCTGCGCGACGGCGACCCCATCGTCGGCGGCCGACGCTACGGACTCGACGCCCGGGGGATCGCCCAGACCGGCTTCTCGAGCGCCATCGCCTACGCCCGCGAGATCCCCCTCCCGGGTGGCCGTGCCGAGGCCGGCGACGACTGGCTCGAGTCCCACTGGGAGCGCGAACGGGACCGTCCGCGGCTGTGGGTGGGCGTCGGCGTGCGCCGGATCTTCGGGCTGGCCCACGTGGATCTCGACACCCGCTCGACCCTGGTGGGCGAGGACCCCATCCTGGGCGACGACGGATCCTTCGACGTCGAGCTCGACTCCGAACTCCGCCACTCCACCCCACGCGGTCTGACCGGATGGGGGCACGCCTGGGCCGTGGACCTCGGCGCGGTCCTGCGTTGGCGCGACTTCGAGTTCGGCGCCGGCGTGGCCGACCTCTTCGCCGATCCCACGTGGAGCCGCACGCGGATCGAACGCTACGCCTACGACTCCGACACCGACGCGTTGATCGACACCACCGTCGCCCGCAGTGCCGAGGTCGAGACTCCGTTGCCGGCGAGCTGGCGCCTGGACGCGATCCACCGCGACGGCCGTCGGCGTACCCTGGGCGCGTCGCTCGAGCACGGCCCGGGCGGCACCTCTCTGCACGCGGGGGTGGAATCCTGGGTCCGTCCCTCGATCGCACTCCGCGCGGGAACCGAACTCGACCCACGCGGCATGCTCCAGTTCGGTACCGGCGTGGGCGTGCGTCTGGCCTCGGTGGGCTTCGACCTCGGAGCTCGCACCCACGCACGCAACCTGCGCGGCGACCGTGTCCTGGAGATCGGTCTGTCGCTCGTACTGGGGGCCCGCCCCCGGGAAGGACTCTGATCCATGCCGATCGTTCGTCGGACCGCGCTCGTCGTGGCGGTCGTCACCGGACTGGCCTGCAGCGGCGGAGACGTCACCCTCGACGTCGACCTGCTCAGCTTCCTGACCGACTCGGGCGCACGTCCCGATCCACGGGCCGATTACGCGCTCCCGGCCCCGACGACCGATCTGCTCCTGCGCGGGGTGGAAATCGTCGCACCGACCGAGGCCCGCCTGCTCGAGGTCATCGACGACCTGACGGTCGTGCGCGAAGGCACGCTCTTCTACGAGATCGAGGCGGCCAACCGGAAGGGCAGTGCCGATGCCACCGTCGAGATCCGCCTGGCCAGCAGTCGCGACGCACTCGACGCGGCGGAGAGCATCGTCGACGGGATCGACCTCGCGCTGCTTCCCGGAGAGACCACGAGCGCCGACGGACGAGTGGCGCTGAGCGACGAACAGGTCGCCCTCTTCGCGAACGATCGCGTGTGGATGGCGGTCGACGCCGATCTACGGATCGGTGCGGCGACCGCTCCCGACGACTCGGTCGCCGGCCGGTTCCGGCTCCGCGGACTCGACGTCCGGGTGGTCGCGCGCGAGGACTTCTTCTGATCGCTCGGGCAAGGGTTCGTCGACCGTCGCGTCGTCGACCGTCGCGTCGTCGATCTCGGCCAGATGGGCGGCGGCGACCGTCTCGTCGACCCCCTCGAGGTGTTCGCCGTCGCCGCGCCGCGGCTGGGGCCCGACCCGCCCCGGCAGGACGAGGTAGAAGGCCATTCCCAGATCGTCGACCGGCCGCACCTCGACACAGCCCCCGTGGTAGTTCAGCACGTAGTTCGCGATCGGCAGCGAGAGCCCGCTGCCCCGCTGGTGATTGTCGATGTCGTGGGTCAGTTCGAAACGTTCGAACAACTGATCGACGCGTTCGGGCGGAATGATGGGCCCGGTGTTGAACACGCGCAGCGCACGCCACCGCATGGTCGATTCGGGACGTTCGACCCCGCGCGAAGTCATCATGCGCGGAAGGTCCCCGTCCGGATCCTCGAGGATGCGTTCGACCAGCTCGATCACCACGCGCCCTTCGGTGCGATTGTGGCGCACCGCGTTGTGCAGGACCTTCTCCAGCCCCACCTGCATCAGGGTCCAGTCGCCGTGCACGAGGAACTCGCGCTGGGCATCGGCCCGGTTCTCGACCAGGACACCCTGCTGCCGCCAGTAGGATTCCAGTTCGCCGAGCTTGCTCCGCAGCAGACCGGTGAGCGAGAACATCTCGAAGCTCGACTGGGAGCGATTCGCCTGCAGCGAGGCCATGAGGATGGCGTCGTTCATGAAGCCCGCGAGTCGCCGAGCACTGTCGTGGACGATCTCGATGAACTCCGATTCCATCTCGCTGCGCTGGTCGCGGAACTCCTCGCGCAGGAACTCCACACCGCCGAGGATCGAGGTCAGGGGCGTGCGCACCTCGTGCGAGACCAGAGCGAGGAAACTGTCCTTCATGGCCTCGACGTCCTCGACCTCGCGCAGGGCCTCGGCCAGCCGCTCGCTCTGGCCGCGCAGGGCCACGTGCGTGGTGTGGAGGTCGCTGATCATCGTGTTGAAGGAGCGCGCCAGGTCCGCGAGTTCGGCGGGACCGGTCACGGGCAGACGTTGGGAAAGGTCGCCCGTGGCGACGGTGCGCATGGTCTTCGACAGGCGTGAGATCGGCACGGTCACGTCGCGCGACAACCGATGCACGACGACGAAGACCACGAGCAGGACCGCGGCGATCGAACCCAGGACCACGCTCCTCCAGGCGGCGTAGGGCCCCAGGGCCACATCGCGCGGTACGGCGTGCACGATCGACAGCCCGAGCTCCGGGTCGTGGTGCCGCGCGCGGAACCAGCGACCGCCGTCGGCGCCCGCACCCACGCCG harbors:
- a CDS encoding NAD-dependent deacylase; the protein is MDHDSHDSSALDTAARTAIDALVPHLGPEARVGVLSGAGISAASGIPTFRGDDGLWKNARAEDLATPEGFAADPELVWEWYGWRRDRIRAASPNAAHHALVELARRVASLDVLTQNVDGLHASALAATHDPPPMPVVELHGSIWRLRCTGCGREAEDQRPGPAPGELPTCECGALLRPAVVWFGESLDPDALERAADAAIRSDVFLVVGTSALVYPAASYGAIARQHGAYVVEFNLEATGTTGGGAGAVHAPAEVALPALVERIDRERGVQ
- a CDS encoding HAMP domain-containing sensor histidine kinase, whose protein sequence is MLSGGRLTLERRVALVVLPPVLLVVGGLWLAERALVAPAYESWFDERMELRLEARARPLTARLNAMATGLAAVADEVAARPDSTTRRRTWNERATTVLRTWPEIVDVVRLSDGEDPSIPWIVHRDGARFIVDRRPDGGRFLAVVTELGSAGRRGPGAADEPAVGVEERGDEHHVWLVRASRDGRTVVGARMRPGTCSIALGNLGTVGGATTILSDDSGRGFLTGAGAMPGADPGVGAGADGGRWFRARHHDPELGLSIVHAVPRDVALGPYAAWRSVVLGSIAAVLLVVFVVVHRLSRDVTVPISRLSKTMRTVATGDLSQRLPVTGPAELADLARSFNTMISDLHTTHVALRGQSERLAEALREVEDVEAMKDSFLALVSHEVRTPLTSILGGVEFLREEFRDQRSEMESEFIEIVHDSARRLAGFMNDAILMASLQANRSQSSFEMFSLTGLLRSKLGELESYWRQQGVLVENRADAQREFLVHGDWTLMQVGLEKVLHNAVRHNRTEGRVVIELVERILEDPDGDLPRMMTSRGVERPESTMRWRALRVFNTGPIIPPERVDQLFERFELTHDIDNHQRGSGLSLPIANYVLNYHGGCVEVRPVDDLGMAFYLVLPGRVGPQPRRGDGEHLEGVDETVAAAHLAEIDDATVDDATVDEPLPERSEEVLARDHPDVESAEPEPAGDRVVGSGRRTDP
- a CDS encoding ABC transporter substrate-binding protein, which produces MKSMLLGVWVVLLLVGCGDRERTATSDEPRTGGVAVVALDADPRTFNPVRMTTAQAARVFAMLQPGLVRLDPDTGDWQPGLATGWTVADDGMQVTLTLDTTLRWSDGEPFTADDVVASFDLYRDPGVAYPQRARLDPIEGVVAVDDGTVRIDFASAPGDPIALLAHIVLPAHVIEGFDRDDPSAWSVGRAPVTLGFYRLASWEQDDRLVLERNPHHPGPAGRLDRIQVVVVPDAAVRALQLRTGEADLVAALPVNQAANLQDEPDVAIERVFGRSVAFLQYDLDDPIVGDVRVRRAIDLALDRDALVRGVLFGHARAAGTFLPPVSWAYDVSLEPTARDLDAARALLDEAGFVGDGVRTRDDEALRIRMLSVTGDPIREAVASSIRAQLAEVGIEIVLRPIELASLVQAVRGDDFQMLFAQLSGPVDADVRPFFRSDGRFNFGGFSDERFDTWADTAVNATDRAEALDAARAMQQMLVERQVVTPLYYPATLVARRDRLRGIAPTWLTPFAAVDQWWVTDAPAP
- a CDS encoding alpha/beta fold hydrolase, with the protein product MGIVIHVGSLAPRWCPGQLPCVLALVLWASATAGAAVDVPEPRFEILEHEMIDRVEQAYVRYPSGDLMVTGWLFVHPFGEQDVEPCVVFNHGGVGGVTEGTRAKARWLAKQGFVVFAPSYRGEDDSEGEIEIARGEVDDVVHAVLELRHHPGIRPGHFVLMGTSHGALISVLAAARPEMCGPVRAVVAAYGVMDIYKWYQHLLDDDFDVRDPLSLKVYGDGPGDRPEAFSERHALNVLDDLCPAPILLVQGARDPIVPEPQARVMASALAGRGRRGDALRVYEHGGHGFLYWDDPETRSVEELADTRAAWSDILSFVRRALAEPIGTSP